Proteins from a single region of Pseudomonadota bacterium:
- a CDS encoding polyphenol oxidase family protein: protein MQFSSLSESGLTHGVFSRHGGVSPSPFRSLNTSYGVGDSEANVAANRQRFKEALGVGTLVSAVQVHGGKVLDVTEEPEGDLEVAGYDALITRCNIGLMIQQADCQAVLFFAPDRRVIGIAHAGWKGSVVGILGETVALMVENYGVDSARIKAAISPSLGACCAEFVNYRQELPGWMHGYQVAPNYFDFQAISRAQLVEAGLAKENISAAPICTRCSPDYFSYRRTKTTGRFASVIGLACGS from the coding sequence CTGCAGTTCTCATCTTTGTCTGAATCGGGGCTTACCCATGGCGTGTTCAGTCGGCATGGTGGGGTAAGCCCTTCTCCTTTTCGTTCTCTGAATACCAGTTACGGGGTAGGTGACAGCGAGGCGAATGTTGCCGCAAACCGGCAGCGGTTCAAAGAGGCGCTTGGCGTTGGTACCCTGGTCTCGGCCGTGCAGGTCCATGGCGGAAAAGTCCTTGATGTGACGGAAGAGCCGGAGGGTGATCTTGAGGTTGCAGGATATGACGCCCTGATCACCCGCTGTAATATTGGACTGATGATCCAGCAGGCCGATTGCCAGGCGGTGCTGTTCTTTGCCCCCGACCGGCGGGTTATCGGTATTGCCCATGCCGGGTGGAAGGGGAGTGTGGTCGGGATTCTCGGTGAAACGGTGGCACTGATGGTTGAGAATTACGGGGTTGATTCCGCCAGGATCAAAGCCGCGATCAGCCCTTCACTCGGAGCTTGCTGTGCGGAATTTGTCAATTATCGGCAGGAGCTTCCGGGGTGGATGCATGGCTATCAGGTTGCCCCGAATTATTTTGATTTTCAGGCCATCAGCCGGGCGCAGCTTGTCGAGGCCGGTCTGGCCAAGGAGAATATCAGTGCCGCCCCGATCTGCACCCGCTGCAGCCCTGATTATTTTTCGTACCGGCGGACGAAAACGACCGGGCGCTTTGCTTCGGTGATCGGCCTTGCATGCGGAAGCTAG